ATCGTCAACGTCGGCTCGATGGGCGGCCGCATCCACACGCCGCTGGGCGGCTGGTACCACGCCACCAAGTTCGCCCTGGAGGGGCTCAGCGACTGTCTGCGCCTGGAACTGAAGCCGTTCGGCATCGACGTCGTCGTGGTCGAGCCCGGCAGCATCCGCACCGAGTGGGGCGGCATCGCCGCGAAGAAGCTCAGGGAGACCTCCGGTCACGGCCCCTACGCGGGCCAGGCCCAGGCGATGGCCCGGACCCTGGACGGCGAGGCGAACACCCGCTTCGTCTCACCGCCCTCCGTGGTGGCCGAGGCGGTCGTGCGCGCCGTCACCGCGCCACGCCCTCGCACCCGCTACGTCGTGGGTGCGGGCGCACGCCCGCTGATCGTGCTGCGCGGCGTGCTGCCCGACCGGGCGTTCGACACGCTGATGCGCGTCGCCAACCGGCTGCCGGGCTGACCGCGCTCCGGCAGGCGGCCGGTGGGCCGGCCCGTCGGGAGGCCTCCCGCTCATCCGTTGACCCTGCGGCGCAGTCGCACCGTCGCCAGAGCGAGCAGTCCCACGGCGACGGCGGCCAGCACCGCCAGCTGCCGGGCGATGGAGAGCAGGTCGCCGTGACGCGAGAGCAGCTCGGTCCAGGCGTCGACCGCCCAGGACTGCGGCGTCGCGTGGCCCACGGTTCGCAACCAGGCGGGGACGATGGCGAGCGGCCACATGCAGCCGCCCAGCATGCCCAGGGTGATGCCGACGGCGGGACCGATCGCGCTCGCCTGTTCCGGGGTCCGGAACAGCGTCCCCGACAGGACCCCTGCGCCGGTCCCCACCAACGCCCAGACGGCGACCAGCGCGAAGGCGGCGACGGGGTCGCCCCAGTGGACGCCGAAGGCCACCGCCCCGACCAGCACGATGACCAGGGACTGGAGCAACGCGAGAGCGAGGTAGGCGAGGGTCTCCCCCAGGACGACGGCTCGGGCTCCCGCCGGGGTCGCCATCACGCGGGCGTAGACGCCAAGCCCTCTGGTCGAGACGATCGACGCCCCGCCGGCCAGGGCGTTGAGGAAGACGAAGAGCACCAGCATCGTCGGGGTGCTGTAGCTGAACCCCGCGGGCAGGAACTGGCTGCCTCCGCCGACGACCACCTGTTGGACCGTGATCGGCGCGGCCCCGGCCTGCTGCGAGCGGGCCAGGGCCAGTCTCTGGTCGAAGCCACCGCCCTGCTCGGACAGCGCGAAGCGGGCGGCCTGGATCCTGGCTCCCTGCTCGGCCACGGTGGTGGACACCGCCGCGGCCGCGGCCGGCCCCGCAGTCCCGTTGCCCTCCACCAGGATCGGCACGCTCACGTTCCGGCCGCCGCGCAGGGCGGAGTCCAGGCCGGGCGGCACCAGGACCACGGCGTCGAGTTCGCTGCGCCGGAGTGAGGCGCGGGCCTGCGCCTCGTCGGTGTAGTCGTGCACGCGCAGCGCGCTCGACCCGTGCAGTTCGGTGACCAGCTCCCGGGCCAGCGGTCCGCCACCGGTCTGGACGACGCCGACCCGGAACTGCCCGAATCCGGTCACGGTCGCGCCGATGATGACGATGACCGCGACGGGGAGCAGGAAGGCGAAGAACAGCGCGGTGCGGTCGCGGAGCATGCGACGCACGGTGGCGCCGGCGACGGCGAGGGCGGCGGTCACGGCTGCCTCCTCGACCGGACGACGAGGGCCGTCAGGGCGACGACGACCAGGGAGAAGACCGCGATCCCGAGCAGGGGCGCCCCTACCACGCCGATCCCGCGGGCGCCTGTGCCGAGGTCGGTGAAGCCTCGCAGTGCCCAGCCGTTGGGCGTGAAGAGAGCCAGGCGGCGCAGCAGCGGCGGCTCCTGCGAGACGAAGACGAAGTTGCCGCCGGCCAGCACGAGGGCGAACACCACGACCGCCGCCAGGCCCTCCGCCTGACGTTCGGTCCGCGCCAGTGCGATGGTGAGCGCGGTCAGGCAGACCACCGAGACCGAGATGCCGAGACAGAGCAGCGCGACGGCCGCCGGATTGCCCCAGTCGGCGCCGAAGAGCAGCGTCGAGCCGAGGACCATGGTGGCCAGGCTCGCGCCGCTGTAGACGAAGGTCGCCAGCGACTTTCCGACCACCGCGACGGTGCGCCCGACCGGCGCGGCCTGGATGCGGTCGAGTGTGCCGTGGGCCTGCTCGACGAAGTACCCCCGCGAGGTGTAGCCGACGGCGAACATCACGAAGAAGATGCCCATGGCCGGGGCGACGTAGCTGATCACTTTGAGCTTGTGGTCCGCGGCGCTCTGCTGGACGGGTGTCTCGGGCAGGCGCTGCTCGACGGCCGAGGCGGTCAGCCGGGCCAGGTCGGCGGGCGGCGCGCCCGCGGCCAGGGCGGTCCGCACGGCGAGGCGGTCGGCGTTGACCTGGGCGACGAAGGACTGGGAGACGGCGGTGGCGACCTGTCCGGCCAGGGCGTTGTCGACGTCGGCGCGGACCTGGACCGGTCTCGGGGCACCGCCGCCGGTCACCGCGGCGGTGAAGCCGGCCGGGACCACGATCACGGCCTGCACGGTGTGGTGGCCGATGGCCGCGTCGGCGGCGGCCCGGTCCCGGTAGTCGTGGACGGCGAGGACGCCGGCGAGGTCCGGACTGTGCAGGGTCCGTTCCAGTCCGGCCGCGGCCGGACCGTGGTCGAGGTCGAGGTAGCCGACGGTGGCGTGGTAGGTGGTGACCTTGCTGAAGGCGAGCGCCATGAGTCCGGCGATCAGCAGCGGGGCGACGAAGCCGAGGACGAGCGCGGAGCGGTCCCGCAGGCGCTGCCGCAGGTCCTTCCCGGCGATGACGAGGGCGGGGTGCACGGCGCTCACTCCCGCAGGGCGGTGCCGGTGAGGTGGAGGAACACCGCCTCCAGGTCCGGCTCGTCGATCTCGACGGCGCGGATCTGCGCGCCGCTGCCGTGGGCGCGGTCCAGCAGAGCGGGCAGCAGGCTGCGCGCCTCGCGTGCCACGACGTGGACGCCGTCCTCCACGACGTCCGCGGCCTCCACCCCGGCGGTGGCGCGGCAGGCGGCGGCGAGGGCTCCGAGGTCGCCGACGGCGGTGAGCCGGATCCGGTCGCGCTCGGCGACCAGGGCGACCAGCTCGCGACGGGTTCCCTCGGCGACCAGGCGGCCGTGGTCGATGATGCCGACGCGGTCGCAGAGTCGCTCGGCCTCCTCCATGTAGTGGGTGGTGTACAGCACGGCCATCCCCGCCTCGCCGAAGCGGCGCACGCTCTCCAGGATGGCGTGGCGGCTCTGCGGGTCGACGCCCACGGTCGGCTCGTCCAGCACGAGGAGTGTGGGGCTGTGCACCAGCCCGGCGCCGATGTTGAGCCGCCGTCGCATGCCGCCCGAGAGGGACTCGACCCGGTCCCCGGCACGGGTGGTGAGATCGACCAGTTCGAGCACCTCCGCGACGCGCTGCTCGAGCCGCCTGCGCGGCATCCGGTGCAGTCGCCCGAAGAAGCGCAGGTTCTCGCGGACCGTCAGATCGGGGTAGAGGGCCACGTCCTGGGGGACGTAGCCGATGTGCCGCTTGGCCTCGCGCGCTTCGGGCCGCACCGGCCGTCCGAGGACGGTGATCCGACCGGCGTCCGCGCGCAGCAGGCCGCAGACGAGCCGGATGGTCGTGGTCTTGCCGGCGCCGTTGGGACCCAGCAGGCCGTAGGTCTCGCCCGGCCGCACGGCCAGCGAGAGGGCGTCGACGGCGGTGCG
This genomic interval from Streptacidiphilus rugosus AM-16 contains the following:
- a CDS encoding oxidoreductase; the encoded protein is MSSKVVLVTGASSGIGEAVAVALQSRGCTVYAAARRTGRMAHLADRGIRPLPLDVTDPASCRTAVEKITEDCGGVDVLVNNAGYGSYGAVEDVPLREARAQFDVNVFGCAELIRLVLPHMRERRSGRIVNVGSMGGRIHTPLGGWYHATKFALEGLSDCLRLELKPFGIDVVVVEPGSIRTEWGGIAAKKLRETSGHGPYAGQAQAMARTLDGEANTRFVSPPSVVAEAVVRAVTAPRPRTRYVVGAGARPLIVLRGVLPDRAFDTLMRVANRLPG
- a CDS encoding ABC transporter permease, which translates into the protein MTAALAVAGATVRRMLRDRTALFFAFLLPVAVIVIIGATVTGFGQFRVGVVQTGGGPLARELVTELHGSSALRVHDYTDEAQARASLRRSELDAVVLVPPGLDSALRGGRNVSVPILVEGNGTAGPAAAAAVSTTVAEQGARIQAARFALSEQGGGFDQRLALARSQQAGAAPITVQQVVVGGGSQFLPAGFSYSTPTMLVLFVFLNALAGGASIVSTRGLGVYARVMATPAGARAVVLGETLAYLALALLQSLVIVLVGAVAFGVHWGDPVAAFALVAVWALVGTGAGVLSGTLFRTPEQASAIGPAVGITLGMLGGCMWPLAIVPAWLRTVGHATPQSWAVDAWTELLSRHGDLLSIARQLAVLAAVAVGLLALATVRLRRRVNG
- a CDS encoding ABC transporter permease, translated to MHPALVIAGKDLRQRLRDRSALVLGFVAPLLIAGLMALAFSKVTTYHATVGYLDLDHGPAAAGLERTLHSPDLAGVLAVHDYRDRAAADAAIGHHTVQAVIVVPAGFTAAVTGGGAPRPVQVRADVDNALAGQVATAVSQSFVAQVNADRLAVRTALAAGAPPADLARLTASAVEQRLPETPVQQSAADHKLKVISYVAPAMGIFFVMFAVGYTSRGYFVEQAHGTLDRIQAAPVGRTVAVVGKSLATFVYSGASLATMVLGSTLLFGADWGNPAAVALLCLGISVSVVCLTALTIALARTERQAEGLAAVVVFALVLAGGNFVFVSQEPPLLRRLALFTPNGWALRGFTDLGTGARGIGVVGAPLLGIAVFSLVVVALTALVVRSRRQP
- a CDS encoding ABC transporter ATP-binding protein — encoded protein: METQAAPVERPGQGAEAEAPVLRCEHLVRRFGERTAVDALSLAVRPGETYGLLGPNGAGKTTTIRLVCGLLRADAGRITVLGRPVRPEAREAKRHIGYVPQDVALYPDLTVRENLRFFGRLHRMPRRRLEQRVAEVLELVDLTTRAGDRVESLSGGMRRRLNIGAGLVHSPTLLVLDEPTVGVDPQSRHAILESVRRFGEAGMAVLYTTHYMEEAERLCDRVGIIDHGRLVAEGTRRELVALVAERDRIRLTAVGDLGALAAACRATAGVEAADVVEDGVHVVAREARSLLPALLDRAHGSGAQIRAVEIDEPDLEAVFLHLTGTALRE